In Amaranthus tricolor cultivar Red isolate AtriRed21 chromosome 5, ASM2621246v1, whole genome shotgun sequence, a genomic segment contains:
- the LOC130812538 gene encoding protein PTST homolog 3, chloroplastic, with the protein MAALSGFPPHCVSLSSRYSQSQTSSAFSFFCHHSCFHTNRRYINGQFSIVCLANIKKSRPSRKLMGDDELCNALREFVASVGLPADHVPSTKELNHHGRKDLANIVRRRGHKLIKQFLVNPSETESDGNGSLKNLNGDSQEKRDYKETGQEGKLHNLIEDPISIPSMDDNSDAVTSALAEDESTSTANGVNHVLEESTMTLQEKVDNFMKHGVLDPVEVDACDDIVPEEGGTVLNHGQSEVETVPHSERDYGHLARISDSNIGQNGTLLLPRVFSSLETEGKSTRDIYSSAQETQNDDLDDELVEAGKRENEAEISRLKQILHQKELELSLLKEEIEKEKYALSLLQTKAENEITKAQKLISEKDAELFAVEESLSGLVEAKIEYSGEGEMVEVAGSFNGWHQWIKLDPQPSSVIVDPVESRRSRRWSTTLWLYPGVYEIKFIVDGHWKIDPQKELINKNGVENNILRVDR; encoded by the exons ATGGCTGCCCTTTCTGGGTTCCCGCCTCACTGTGTTTCGTTATCCTCTCGTTACTCCCAATCCCAAACTAGTTCTGCCTTTTCCTTCTTCTGTCATCACTCTTGCTTTCATACTAACCGCCGTTATATCAATGGCCAGTTTTCTATAGTTTGTCTTGCTAATATCAAAAAATCAAG GCCAAGTAGGAAGCTTATGGGTGATGATGAACTGTGCAATGCTCTTCGGGAATTTGTGGCTTCTGTTGGATTGCCTGCGGATCATGTTCCTTCTACCAAGGAGCTTAATCATCATGGAAG GAAGGATCTGGCAAACATTGTTCGAAGGAGAGGACACAAACTTATAAAACAGTTTCTTGTTAACCCTTCTGAAACAGAATCTGATGGGAATGGCTCACTCAAAAACTTAAATGGTGATTCGCAAGAAAAAAGGGATTATAAAGAAACAG GTCAGGAGGGGAAGCTACATAATTTGATTGAAGATCCTATATCTATTCCTTCGATGGATGACAACTCTGATGCTGTGACCAGCGCTTTAGCTGAAGACGAATCAACTTCTACTGCTAATGGTGTAAATCATGTATTAGAAGAATCCACTATGACCTTGCAGGAAAAGGTGGACAATTTTATGAAACATGGAGTGCTAGATCCAGTTGAAG TTGATGCTTGTGATGACATAGTTCCGGAGGAAGGGGGCACAGTTTTGAATCACGGGCAGAGTGAAGTTGAAACAGTGCCCCATAGTGAAAGGGATTATGGACATTTGGCTCGTATTAGCGACTCTAATATTGGGCAAAATGGTACTCTATTGTTACCAAGGGTGTTTTCCTCTCTTGAAACCGAAGGCAAATCCACAAG GGATATTTATTCTTCTGCTCAAGAAACACAAAATGATGATCTTGATGATGAGCTCGTAGAG GCCGGAAAAAGGGAAAATGAAGCTGAGATTAGCCGTCTTAAGCAGATTCTG CATCAAAAAGAGTTGGAGTTGTCTCTGCTGAAAGAAGAGATTGAAAAGGAAAAG TATGCTCTGTCACTTTTGCAAACGAAAGCAGAAAATGAGATTACCAAAGCTCAAAAGCTTATATCAGAAAAAGATGCAGAACTATTTGCTGTTGAAGAAAGTCTTTCTGGACTCGTGGAG GCGAAGATTGAATATTCAGGAGAAGGAGAAATGGTAGAGGTCGCTGGTAGTTTCAATGGATGGCATCAATGGATTAAATTGGATCCGCAACCATCATCTGTTATAGTAGACCCTGTTGAATCAAG GAGATCTAGGCGCTGGTCAACAACTTTATGGCTTTATCCTGGGGTGTATGAG
- the LOC130812931 gene encoding transcription factor RAX2, translating to MGRAPCCDKANVKKGPWSPEEDAKLKDYIQKYGTGGNWIALPQKAGLKRCGKSCRLRWLNYLRPNIKHGDFSDDEDRIICSLYASIGSRWSIIAAQLPGRTDNDIKNYWNTKLKKKLMGTSLTPNLNINNNINHKKTHLNQNHQYPMLHHNHNYPSSSLLSSILSASSSSSPYHQYATSYYNSPSSSLSSRTMSFNNNNNNNALILRQNYEQHVKEKSTLLVFGGEQHHDHDHDHDHNHNHKHYQISSCSSDGSIITQMTNHQVKCEEQNYGFHHNNVVNHDHHVVNHHEDQGKIKSSDANYIHYGSHQDHETMLLRNDEKPSCVVNGSSLWGQTSQSNASLLDNYGLEEIKQLISCTNHINIGNMSSFNYFDHQSKGEDNKDSKVMYYHY from the exons atggGAAGAGCACCATGTTGTGACAAAGCAAATGTGAAGAAAGGACCTTGGTCGCCTGAAGAAGATGCAAAACTCAAAGATTATATTCAAAAATATGGTACTGGTGGTAATTGGATTGCCCTTCCTCAAAAAGCTG GTTTAAAGAGGTGTGGAAAAAGCTGCAGATTAAGATGGCTTAATTATTTAAGACCAAATATTAAACATGGGGATTTCTCTGATGATGAAGATAGGATCATTTGCAGCTTATATGCTAGTATTGGTAGCAG GTGGTCAATAATTGCAGCACAATTACCAGGAAGGACAGACAATGATATCAAGAACTACTGGAATACAAAGCTTAAAAAGAAGCTTATGGGCACTTCATTAACCCCTAatttaaacattaataataatattaatcacaaaaaaacCCACCTTAATCAAAATCATCAATATCCTATGcttcatcataatcataattacCCATCATCATCTTTATTATCCTCAATTCTATCAGCTTCATCATCATCCTCACCATATCACCAGTACGCTACCTCATACTATAATTCCCCATCTTCTAGTCTTTCTTCTAGAACCATGtccttcaataataataataataataatgcccTAATTCTTAGGCAGAACTATGAACAACATGTAAAGGAGAAAAGTACTCTTCTTGTCTTTGGTGGGGAACAacatcatgatcatgatcatgatcatgatcataatcacaatcataaacattatcaaATTAGTAGTTGTAGTTCTGATGGGAGTATTATTACTCAGATGACTAATCATCAAGTGAAATGTGAAGAACAAAATTATGGATTTCATCATAATAATGTTGTTAATCATGATCATCATGTTGTTAATCATCATGAAGATCAAGGAAAGATCAAATCAAGTGATGCTAATTATATTCATTATGGAAGTCATCAAGATCATGAGACGATGTTATTAAGGAATGATGAGAAGCCTTCTTGTGTTGTTAATGGTAGCAGTTTATGGGGGCAAACTAGTCAAAGTAATGCCTCATTGTTAGATAATTATGGGTTAGAGGAGATTAAGCAGCTAATTAGTTGTACTAACCATATAAATATTGGGAATATGAGCAGCTTTAATTACTTTGATCATCAAAGTAAAGGAGAAGATAATAAGGATTCTAAGGTGATGTACTATCATTATTGA
- the LOC130812868 gene encoding uncharacterized protein LOC130812868 — protein MSDDIEAVTSNTSCYYRVLGLCKQATSHDIRRAYRRLALKWHPDRWIKNPNSALAGEAKLRFQQVHEAYSVLLDKGKRSVYDAGLFDLLSDDDDENFTSFMQDMAATIKRTRCKEGYSLEELQEMLFEMVTGYDSNLHFPRKKTRTS, from the exons ATGTCTGATGACATTGAAGCTGTAACTTCTAACACAAGTTGTTATTACAGAGTTCTGGGTCTGTGCAAGCAAGCCACTTCTCATGACATTCGTCGTGCCTACCGAAGGCTGGCATTG AAATGGCATCCAGATAGGTGGATTAAGAACCCTAATTCTGCACTTGCTGGGGAAGCTAAATTGAGATTTCAGCAAGTTCATGAGGCTTATTCTG TTTTGTTAGATAAGGGAAAAAGATCAGTTTATGATGCTGGATTATTCGACTTACTCTCAGATGATGACGATGAA AACTTCACCAGTTTTATGCAAGACATGGCAGCCACAATTAAAAGAACTAGATGCAAG GAGGGGTACAGTTTAGAAGAGCTCCAAGAGATGCTATTTGAGATGGTTACTGGCTATGATTCTAATCTTCATTTTCCCAGGAAAAAGACTCGTACAAGTTGA